From a region of the Vanessa atalanta chromosome 13, ilVanAtal1.2, whole genome shotgun sequence genome:
- the LOC125068025 gene encoding NFX1-type zinc finger-containing protein 1-like isoform X2, with translation MNEIQNRTPRNRAPHFKEPKPKHPYLRNGRNVNKSEQMDSTNMTTSKNRQDRGQEVDNKIRKMGFLTLEALAKSDAKDILANLNAKKEGFLNLLQSPIERPDVHVLIMELLSKICESSFHQLKLTVILDVCNSQYIGNFKNYLLDLPYVLNKSTNNKYWKNEMEFWKNFIAFCESIIVMSPSTALTKCRSLIEGSSKCCLEGLQDRHNFTLPEEYNLKLIQLRETLTAHENDKTAKEERKLVFGDEEQEPPENFRNLSVVPRREDLIDERPYLRANLISGRYCDVEHYLDVQFRLLREDCFGPLREGILQFIRDPTKNKYDNIRVYHNVKFVESYISPQKIGSVVEVDDYTKKRFKKINWSYSKRFIYGSLVLFTKDNCNTFIVATIIDRNIKYMDNGKIPVSIIDLIDVGDYLYGNQKYTMIESEVYFEPYYHILKALQDSTFPEHIAMKKYIVDVDPEPTHPAYLQVDKSYKVKTSDFKSMTFNVLDFNTWPSNDDFGFNQSQYEAYKTALTREFAVIQGPPGTGKTFLGIKIAQTLLQNIDKRGCVLLLVCYTNHALDQFLEGLIPVTNSIVRIGGQSRNEAMEKFNLNQLRKQSTRSSSSAVRLFHGQKNELKTNILKLQAAQSEIDSINESIVSYTCMTEYVPGCSNLGDLYKTTLKSGKDPLSFWLFENLEYDFKEPITFKEDQTEECINTEFMNNNNEVIMDDFEIDNNQFSYSSIKKAFSLKIAKTQLLHSTQQYQKKNLNSTYKRNLHFDIVALRARIKRFTEMKNYELLGTHTTPVDLQNLRNLPMIDRWLLYFRWTKIITNKLKNDIRPLQESVKDSNTAYEESRMLLDVQLLQNVKVIGMTTSGAARLRKLLMVLAPPIVIVEEAAEVLEQHIVTSLTKSCEHLILIGDHQQLRPSAAHMRLAKHFNLEVSLFERMILNAVHSRRLSVQHRMRPDISALIVPHIYAELLDHPSVAHFPDVRGLTDNVFFFSHEYQEEVVNESSSKANKKEADLTLGFANYIMQQGYQPQDVTILTAYSGQMFYLRKQRPLYAHLSKVKITVLDNYQGEESKIIILSLVRNNDQKKIGFLGTKNRICVALSRAKEGFYIFGNIDILKENSNLWTKIAETLENQGSLGTSIHLKCQNHPDQITTISSVEDFSKVPEGGCLLKCNYNLPCLHACPLVCHSYDPGHATIICPFKCERIICHLNHVCPLMCKNKCEPCKQMITKKLPCGHYKEIFCYLNPTDPSIKCLTTVSVKLPKCGHEVNKSCYMDTHKVSCPVPCGLLVERCGHACARSCHVQDDPDHEFYKCSKPCVKAKKGCTMDMEGDRGDHQCRKQCHETCDDCNIEVVKKRTSCKHKERIACSKNVDETPCRKKCARTLPCGHFCMKKCFENCGDCKIKVKKPIPECGHEVELECGVEATRARCVRPCARRLRCGHACHQLCRDACDATLCTELVPHHFDSPCGHRVQLPCNAYSAANGSPSHETLLEHCRVVCGAELECEHICAGNCASCLRGRLHQPCSQLCKQINICGHECEEPCNELCPPCNKTCEMKCVHARCPRPCGAPCISCNEQCTRACPHGRCSRRCGEQCSRAGCSHPCPLLLACGHACRGLCGERCPDICKICNPDDFPKDFLGDEFNDEALFVVLEDCGHIMEFEDMEHLMNSETESISIRACPFCRKPIINTPRYKDLVNNRMKTDINPIKERVYGNVQKNLDTKNSLLENISKFQNAHKNILSDKLHSDWKNAFKILQNFIHKYKKKNSLLQLNMHFMYLNILEKLAKIYENFKTAKLTELQDELVENISLISCFLIRNVRKISQQQQMDIRNEIKRLNSIVQLSKLLSSNSYKISRSDPKVNEAMEAAKNMVLGIGIYKEDNAINALKIFQDGIKASGIVTKAERDMIVRAIGAKAGQWFKCPNGHFYSINRCGGATVEGICIECKARIGGTNHRLLGDNKHAPEIDNSKFPAWSEEANNMANFDFENLW, from the exons ATGAATGAAATTCAGAACCGAACACCTAGAAATAGAG CACCACATTTTAAAGAACCAAAACCAAAACATCCCTATTTAAGAAACGGCAGAAATGTCAATAAATCTGAACAAATGGATTCAACGAACATGACAACCAGTAAAAACCGTCAGGACCGAGGCCAAGAAGttgataacaaaataagaaaGATGGGATTTTTAACCTTAGAAGCATTGGCAAAATCAGATGCTAAAGATATACTTGCAAACTTGAACGCTAAGAAGGAAGGATTTCTGAATCTTTTGCAATCTCCAATTGAGCGACCTGACGTACATGTACTGATTATGGAACTCTTATCAAAAATATGTGAATCTTCATTTCATCAGTTAAAATTAACTGTAATATTGGATGTTTGTAATTCGCAATATATTggcaattttaaaaattatttgttggATTTACCCTACGTTTTAAACAAGTctacaaacaataaatactgGAAAAATGAAATGGAATTTTGGAAGAATTTTATAGCTTTTTGTGAATCCATCATAGTAATGTCGCCATCGACTGCGTTGACCAAATGTAGATCTCTCATAGAAGGAAGTTCTAAATGTTGCCTAGAGGGGCTACAAGATAGGCATAATTTTACATTACCCGAGGAATATAACTTGAAGTTAATACAACTTCGTGAGACGTTGACGGCGCATGAAAATGACAAAACTGCG AAAGAAGAACGAAAGCTCGTTTTTGGGGATGAAGAACAAGAACCACCGGAGAATTTCAGGAATTTGAGCGTCGTGCCACGCCGGGAAGATTTGATCGATGAACGTCCATATTTGAGAGCAAATTTGATATCAGGCAGATATTGCGATGTGGAACATTATCTAGACGTACAATTCAGGCTCCTCCGTGAAGATTGCTTCGGACCTCTTCGGGAAGGAATAC TCCAGTTTATTCGAGATCCCaccaaaaataaatacgataatatACG agTTTATCATAATGTCAAATTTGTTGAGTCCTATATATCGCCACAGAAAATTGGTTCCGTTGTGGAAGTTGATGATTACactaaaaaaagatttaaaaagataaactgGTCTTATAGCAAGCGATTTATTTATGGATCGCTAGTTCTATTTACCAAGGACAATTGCAATACATTTATTGTAGCGACGATAATTGaccgaaatataaaatatatggacAACGGAAAA ATTCCAGTGTCAATTATTGATCTTATCGACGTTGGTGATTATTTATAtggaaatcaaaaatatacgaTGATTGAAAGTGAAGTTTATTTCGAGCCTTATTATCATATTCTGAAAGCTCTACAGGATTCGACATTTCCCGAACATATagcaatgaaaaaatatatcgtcgATGTTGAT CCTGAACCTACTCATCCTGCGTATTTACAAGTAGATAAATcatataaagtaaaaacatcCGATTTCAAAAGCATGACATTTAATGTACTCGATTTTAATACGTGGCCATCTAATGATGACTTTGGATTTAATCAAAGTCAGTATGAAGCATACAAAACCGCTTTGACTCGCGAGTTTGCCGTGATTCAGGGTCCGCCGGGGACTGGCAAGACATTTTTGGGTATTAAAATAGCACAAACATTGTTACAGAATATTGACAAGCGCGGATGCGTGCTATTACTTGTGTGCTATACGAACCACGCTTTGGATCAATTTTTAGAAGGTCTTATACCGGTTACGAATTCAATTGTAAGGATTGGTGGTCAATCTCGAAATGAGGCTATGGAAAAGTTTAACTTAAATCAACTTAGGAAGCAATCAACGAGAAGTTCATCAAGTGCTGTTCGACTTTTTCATGGGCAAAAAAACgagttaaaaacaaacatattaaaattacaggCAGCTCAAAGTGAAATCGACTCCATAAACGAGTCCATAGTTAGTTATACTTGCATGACAGAATATGTTCCAGGGTGTTCGAACCTTggagatttatataaaacaactcTCAAAAGTGGAAAAGACCCATTATCTTTTTGGTTATTTGAAAACTTAGAATACGACTTCAAAGAACCTATTACATTCAAAGAAGATCAGACAGAAGAATGTATAAATACAGAATTCatgaacaataataatgagGTCATCATGGATGATTTTGAAATAGACAACAATCAATTTTCTTATTCTAGCATTAAGAAAGCGTTTTCTTTAAAGATTGCAAAAACTCAACTATTACATAGCACTcaacaatatcaaaaaaaaaatttgaattcgaCTTATAAACGTAATCTACACTTTGATATTGTTGCTCTGAGAGCCCGGATAAAGCGTTTTACT GAAATGAAAAACTATGAATTGCTAGGAACTCATACGACTCCAGTTGATTTACAAAATCTTCGCAATTTGCCTATGATTGATCGGTGGCTATTGTACTTCCGTTGgacgaaaataattacaaataaacttaaaaacgaTATTAGACCTCTACAG GAGTCTGTGAAAGATTCGAATACTGCTTACGAAGAATCAAGAATGCTACTGGACGTTCAGTTGTTGCAGAATGTCAAAGTGATTGGCATGACAACTAGCGGCGCAGCGAGACTAAGAAAGTTGCTAATGGTGCTAGCGCCACCTATTG ttatcgTGGAGGAAGCCGCAGAAGTATTAGAACAGCATATTGTTACATCGCTCACTAAAAGTTGTGAACATCTAATCCTTATTg GCGACCACCAGCAGCTGCGACCGTCGGCGGCGCACATGCGGCTCGCCAAGCACTTCAACCTGGAGGTGTCGCTGTTCGAGCGCATGATCCTCAACGCCGTGCACAGCCGGCGCCTGTCCGTGCAGCACCGCATGCGCCCGGACATATCCGCGCTCATCGTGCCGCACATCTACGCCGAGCTGCTCGACCACCCGTCCGTCGCCCACTTCCCCGACGTGCGCGGCCTCACCGACAACGTCTTCTTCTTCTCACACGAGTACCAGGAGGAG GTCGTGAATGAAAGTTCCAGCAAAGCGAACAAAAAAGAAGCAGACCTGACTCTTGGTTTCGCCAACTATATAATGCAACAGGGCTACCAGCCACAAGATGTCACCATATTAACCGCTTACTCCggtcaaatgttttatttgagaaAA caaaGACCTTTATATGCACATCTGTCTAAAGTGAAAATCACGGTTTTGGATAATTACCAAGGCGAAGAATCAAAAATCATAATACTTTCGCTCGTGAGAAATAACGATCAGAAAAAAATCGGATTTTTGGGAACGAAAAACCGTATCTGCGTTGCGTTATCCAGAGCCAAGGAAG ggTTTTACATATTCGGCAACATCGATATTTTGAAAGAGAATTCGAACTTGTGGACTAAAATCGCTGAAACCTTAGAAAACCAGGGATCATTGGGGACAAGCATACATCTCAAATGTCAAAACCATCCGGATCAAATAACGACC atttcGTCAGTGGAGGACTTTAGTAAAGTACCTGAAGGCGGCTGCCTCTTGAAATGCAATTACAATTTGCCCTGTCTTCATGCTTGTCCACTTGTATGTCATAGCTATGACCCAGGACATGCTACTATTATTTGTCCGTTTAAATGTGAAAG AATTATTTGTCACCTGAATCATGTTTGTCCCTTGATGTGCAAAAACAAATGTGAACCGTGCAAGCAAATGATAACGAAAAAATTACCGTGCGGCCATTATAAGGAAATATTCTGCTATTTAAATCCCACAGACCCATCGATAAAATGTCTAACAACCGTTTCTGTCAAATTACCAAAATGTGGACATGag GTTAACAAATCGTGTTATATGGACACGCACAAGGTGTCGTGCCCGGTGCCGTGCGGGCTGCTCGTGGAGCGCTGCGGGCACGCGTGCGCGCGTTCCTGCCACGTCCAGGACGACCCCGATCACGAATTT TATAAATGCTCGAAACCTTGTGTAAAAGCTAAGAAAGGCTGCACAATGGATATGGAAGGTGATCGTGGAGATCATCAGTGCAGAAAGCAGTGTCATGAGACATGTGACGACTGTAACATagaa GTTGTAAAGAAAAGAACGTCATGCAAGCACAAGGAACGTATCGCGTGTTCTAAGAACGTGGACGAGACGCCTTGCCGCAAGAAGTGCGCGCGAACGTTGCCATGCGGACACTTCTGTATGAAGAAGTGCTTCGAAAATTGTGGCGACTGCAAAATAAAG gtGAAGAAGCCGATCCCGGAGTGCGGTCACGAGGTGGAGCTGGAGTGCGGCGTGGAGGCGACGCGCGCGCGCTGCGTGCGGCCGTGCGCGCGCCGCCTGCGCTGCGGCCACGCGTGCCACCAGCTCTGCCGCGACGCCTGCGACGCCACGCTCTGCACCGAGCTCGTCCCGCACCACTTCGACTCCCCCTGCGGACACCGAGTGCAGCTGCCTTGCAACGCCTACTCCGCGGCAAATG GTTCCCCGAGCCACGAGACGCTACTGGAGCATTGCAGGGTGGTATGCGGTGCTGAACTAGAGTGCGAACACATTTGCGCCGGCAACTGCGCGAGCTGTCTCCGTGGACGTCTGCACCAGCCCTGCAGTCAGCtctgtaaacaaataaatatctgtGGACACGA ATGCGAGGAACCGTGCAACGAGTTGTGCCCGCCCTGCAACAAAACTTGCGAGATGAAATGCGTGCACGCGCGTTGTCCGCGACCCTGTGGTGCGCCCTGCATTTCTTGCAAT GAGCAGTGCACACGTGCGTGCCCGCACGGGCGCTGCTCGCGGCGCTGCGGCGAGCAGTGCTCGCGCGCGGGCTGTTCACACCCGTGCCCGCTGCTGCTCGCATGCGGACACGCGTGCCGCGGCCTCTGCGGCGAGAGATGCCCTGACATCTGCAAGATTTGCAATCCAGACGACTTTCCCAAAGACTTTCTGGGAGACGAATTTAACGACGAAGCTTt attTGTAGTTTTAGAAGATTGCGGTCACATAATGGAATTTGAGGATATGGAACATCTAATGAATTCTGAAACCGAATCTATATCTATTCGTGCTTGCCCGTTTTGCCGCAAGCCCATCATAAACACACCTCGTTACAAAGATTTAGTTAATAACAGAATGAAAACTGATATAAATCCTATCAAGGAGCGTGTTTATGGCAATGTACAAAAGAATCTTGATACCAAGAATAGCTTacttgaaaatatatcaaagttcCAGAAtgcacacaaaaatatattatcag acaAACTACATTCAGATTGGAAAAATGCCTTCAAAATATTGCAGAATTTCAtccacaaatataaaaaaaagaattcactattacaattaaatatgcattttatgtatttaaatattttggaaaagttggcaaaaatttatgaaaatttcaaaACAGCTAAATTGACAGAGTTGCAAGACGAGcttgttgaaaatatttcactAATATCTTGTTTTCTTATAAGAAACGTAAGAAAGATTAGCCAACAACAACAAATGGATATccgtaatgaaataaaacgtctGAATTCAATTGTACAGCTTTCAAAGCTATTAAGCAGCAACAGTTACAAGATAAGCAGATCTGATCCAAAAGTAAACGAAGCAATGGAAGCTGCAAAAAATATGGTTCTCGGAATTGGCATTTACAAAGAAGATAATGCTATTAATGCACTCAAGATATTTCAAGATGGTATAAAAGCGTCTGGTATAGTGACAAAGGCTGAACGTGATATGATTGTTCGGGCTATAGGTGCTAAAGCTGGGCAATGGTTCAAGTGTCCAAATGGTCATTTCTATAGCATAAACCGATGTGGAGGTGCTACGGTTGAAGGCATATGTATAGAATGTAAAGCACGTATTGGAGGAACTAATCATAGATTGCTTGGAGATAACAAGCACGCGCCTGAAATTGATAATTCGAAATTTCCAGCGTGGTCTGAAGAGGCTAACAATATGGCAAACTtcgattttgaaaatttatggTAG